The Acanthopagrus latus isolate v.2019 chromosome 20, fAcaLat1.1, whole genome shotgun sequence genomic sequence TACAAACTGTGCCTCATAAAAgactacattaaaaaaaacaggtcataTCTAAACATCTGAGTCCTGTTAATGTTTGCCTGAGTGTGTTTGATCCCAAACagcctgatgatgatgatgatgttgatgaatcTGTAGTTTGAATTCTGCATCTCTACGGTTTTAACCTCATCAACAAACTGAGCACATCACATGTTCAGTGACTCTATGAGGTCATTTCACGTCATGACTTCAGTTTCTGAGGAATAAAAGATTCACTAGAATCTGATCTGATACATCAGCAGCTCCTTTAAATCTAACCCTTTATAAATGGAGTTCTGCTGAGCTCCAGTCAGATTTCATAACAAGTATGAGCCGTCCAGCAGGTGGACTGTTTCACACCTGAGGATCGCTCTTAATTTTACTAACAAATCAACAGGACATCACACAGACGGATGCTGATTGGACAAGagtcaacaggaagtggtcTCCAGTCTGATTCCTGTGTCGAGAACCTGGTCTGACCTTGATGTGACACCAGGTGAGCTTCGCTGTCCTCAGATCAGTCCGTTTCAGATGAAGTTGAGGCGTCGTGTGATGTCAGTTGAGCGTCAGTCCCTCGCTGACGGGCATGTTGATGTGGGCAGTTAGCAGCGGCGAGCTCCTCCCCTCGTGCAGGACGAACACCTTGATGATGTCGAGATGCCCTTGTCGCTGGTGCACTCAACAAAGGTCTCGACGGGGTAGATGAGTCCAGGCACCAGCGGGGGATCCTCATGTAGGGGTTCCTCATCCGGTACAGGCTCTCATCGTACAGGAAGCTGATGGCCAGGTTCATGACGGGGTCGACACCGCTGCCGTGTTCTGGACGTTCAGGGTCAGTTTGAAGGAGGGACCCAGACCCTGCACCACGGCGTTCATCTTCAGTGGCTCGGTGAGGCTGGAGGACATCGGTGTCAGGCTGGACTCAGCGCCTTTGACGTAGGCTTTGGCCGCCGCCAGGCGCAGGCGGCTCAGGTCCATCTGGAAGGCGCGGTGCATGGCCAGGCCGTTCTCTCGCTCCCTCAGCTCTGGTCAACGTACAGCTTTGTCTTCTTGGGCACATTGAGCCGGACGCTCTGGGCCAGCGGCGGCCCGGGAGCACTGTCCCTGTCATCGAACGCCGCCGTCCTCTTCAGGATCTTCACCATCAGGCCTCCTCCATTTAGTGGTCATGATGAGCGTCCCGTCTTCGCGACCGTACCGGCCGAAGCAGATGCTGTCGACCACATCGGGTGTCTTGATCCAGCTCAGGAGGTTCTTGTCCCGGTAAAGCTGGACCTCGCAGTTGGCCAGGCCCACCAGAACCGCCTGGAATCCCCGAGTGGGGAGGTCCATGGCAGCCATGGTGGTGATGGGAGCGGCGAGGACTGCCTTCCACAGCTTCTTCCcctgaagacacagagacacaacgagacacagctgctgactgttgGACCCGCCTCTCTCTACATTCTCGTGTTAAattgattcttttattttttgtgtctttcagtAGTTTGTGTCTCTCGGGTCACTAGTGAGCGGTACAGtttaaagatctgtgtgtgtgtgtgtgtgtgtgtgcgtgtgtgttaccttCTGCGTGAAGCCCTGCAGGCTTTCATCGGTGCAGCCGACCACCACGTTCTTCCCGACTCTCACCAGACCGACGGATGAGACGGCAGCTCGATGCAGTACTTCGGTTTTGTCCGACTCCCTgaagagcagcaacacacacctgtcagctCCGAGTCCTCAAACAGTAACTCTCATGTCATGTCTGAACTGTACGTCTCATGTACGGGATCAGAAAAGGGTCAGAAAGCTGTCAGGAGTTGTCTGAGCAGGAACAGGTCTCCTTCAGGTGCGTCTCACCTGCGCAGGATGTAGATGTTGCCATTGCGACACGCCACCGTGATGCGAAACTCCACGTCAAACTGACCTGTCCACATCCATCATGGTGGGAGCGGCGGGCAGcgacatctacacacacacacacacacacacacacacacacacacacacacagacacatctcaTGGCTCTCcccagttgtcatggagatggttttatttgtcatgtGATCTATTATCTCATCGTCTTCTTCAGCTGCAAATCGTCTGTCGCCACATTTTGACTGGATTGAGAAACAatctctctttatttgtttctctttaagTTACCAGTcaccacattactgttgtttggtccttAATGTTGCTTCCTGGGACTCTGGACTGAAGACAGATTCCCATCATGCATCAGGGCCATGTGATGTTTTTACCTTGGACAGGATGATGAAAGCTTCAGGGTCAAGGACGTAGACGTCGCTGCTCTCTGTACCGATCACCAGACAGCTGACGCCATCCTCGTCGGCCGTGCTCTTCTTCAGAGTCCCCGATGCAGGTGATGACCGTCTGAAACAACAGCAAGCACATGACCAATCAGAGTGAGCGAGGAGCTAATGTCATGATACCTgtgataaaacactgaaagtcTGATGATTTAAAGTTCTTCCTTTTTGAACTGACATTAGATTTGTGTCActctttatttcaaatgttatgttgtaaaacatcacatcatgacatcatgtaACTGATAATATAATGACCTTACCTGTCgcctgattggctgctgcttGTGCAGCTGGACAAACTCGTCCATGTCGTCGGTCTCCAGCGAGGAGGAACCTGAGTGAGCGGACGGACAGCGGCACGTCGGCCTTCTTCCTGATGCTCTCCAACATCTCCTTCATGGTCAGGGGGTCGCTCTGACCCTCCCTCACCTGCTGCCAACACTtcctgaccaatcagagagcagcacaCGTCACAGGTACACTCAGCTTCAGTTTACACCACTCTGCCTCAACACCGACCGTATAAGtagcagaacatggaaatactcaagtaaagtacaggtCCCTCCATACTGTAGACCACTTAACTGCagcacttcagtaaatgtactcagttacatccTGACTGACCTGCTCCAGCGTGTTGACCTCCAGGCTGGGCAGGGTGAACTTGAAGTATGGCCGCAGGTTCTTGTAGACGTAGATGCAGGGGCCGGACGCCACGGCGACGGCGGGGATGCGTGGCTCGTGCAGGTCCATGAAAAAGGCGACGAGGCCGGCGGGCAGGTCAGCAGGGTGCTCTCGCTCATCAGCGCCGTGCCACGGTACACCTTCAGCTTCATGCCTGATGAGCCGGAGCCCAGGTCCCCCACCACCAGCCGGCTCTCCCCGTCCCCGCTCAGGTCCGCCAAGTCCACGCAGGACGAGAAGGTGTACAGACCTGCCACCGGGTCGTAGTGAGCGTCCAGCCACTTCCCTCCATCACTGCCAGACTCCACAGGTGACATGACGGCGTCTGACAGGAACACCTGGTCTGCTGCACAGGTGAGCTCCAAcctaacacacagacatcagagtCAAGACAGCGGAGGAGTGCTCTTCATCCAGGAAGCATAGAATCatacatcaccatcatcatcatcatcatcaccaccatcatcatcaccaccatcatcatcatcatcatacctGTTCCTCACAGTCATATACAACAGCTACTATTGATGTTAGTTCATGTTAGAATATTAAGAAGATGTATTTCTGCATTAACGAGCTTCACTGGATAAGTAATGCCTGTGATAATGACGCACAGCACTGATGAACCCGCTCCTGTCTGGTTATCGAGGCTGCAGCAGGTTTATATAAGTTATATTGAGTATAAACATAAAGACGCAGATATCCTGTGCGTTGATTTGATGTTCTGGCTGTGACGTCTTGATTCAGAGTGActacagctgtcagataaatgtcgTGAAATAAAAGTAttatatgttttaaaatgtcaatctGTCTGTATTGAGTGTGTCACAGTGTATCTCATTAATAACGCGATCGATGATGATGATCAACTGATCAGCAGCAGGAATGACGCTCTCTTCTACCGTTGTCAAGGAAACCGGGTTGCTGCGTCTCCTCGCAGCGGCTCGTGACGTCTTCTGCCTTTTAACGCAGTTTGTGTCGAAGCAGTTTGGTGTCTCTTCAATAAAAACCGTAGAAAATTGTTCACAGAGTCTAATTGGATCCGGATTAAGAGTTGAGGTCGCAGCTAGCTGCTGTCTCTGAGGCTGTAATCCACTAATCTGCTTCAGATGCTCCGCCTTCACTCGGTCCCCGGCCGATGACGTCACTACCACCCGCcgttgttacttttttttttttttttttaggaaaaacgaaaataaaatgtctgaaaaaacaaTACGAGTTTCTACAAAGTGTTCcgaaatgaaaacactgtacTGAGATTCAGTTTCATCATTTATTATCCTTTTAATCAAACCGTATACTCTCGAGAGATCGCATCCGAGGGCGGGTACGAGATCTGCGTGACGTCTCCCAGTGCTCGGCATCTGATTGGACCTTCCGCCTCAGTTTAAAAACTAAACCGCGGCGAGGTGGGAAGCAACCCGAGGTAACGTAGCAGACTTCCTCTCGAtggttttttgtttaaaatactcTATCTGGTGAATAAAACGCACCAGAGTGACTTACAGTATGACTAAATGTCCGTTTAACTTTTAGAACTgttattaaatatgttttgcGGTCAAAAGACGATAAATCTAAACTAAAACGCGCGTGTGTGCGGTATTTTAGGGTTAGCTAGCTGTGGCTAATGCTAACAACAAGAGAGCTTAGCATCAGTGTTTTCAGCTCTTTACGGCTGTTTGTCTCAGCTCGTCTCAGTTCACTGATGACACTGTGTTTGAATCACCGACTGAACTGAACCGCAGGCTCAAATATGTTCTGTTAATTATTCTCAGTAACGACGAACTTCACTtaaaaatcttcacatttaaaactGTCTCCCTGATATCTGCTCGCTTACATAAGAGATGGTCGTAAATAAAGATGTGTTTAAATAATCACATCATGCTGGTCAAATGGGCTAGGTATAATCTCCATCACACTCAGCCTGGTTAAGATACGAACCTGAATGGTTTGACTTCAGATGGACAGATCAGATCAATATATTGATCTGTAATGGATCAATGTATGGTGGGGCTGAGGTTTGATTTCCACCAGATTTGAAGGGACAGGTCTACATTTCCCCACAGAACAGATGAATCAGAAGGACTATTTGTCCCGCAAACGAGgaaatgtcacagcagccaaaggacagtaatattacagtaaacaataataacagtaagGATGAAACAATGTAATAAAAAGGCAGGACAGATAATAGACTCGTATATACATCATATTGTACAAAATGAACTGTACTGTGATGAGGACttacgtgtgtgtctgtgttcgcAAAGATGATGGAGTCTTGTTTAGCCGGGAAGCCAGAGAGAGTCGGTCCAGTGGAAGTCGATGACATCAGGAGGAGACCTGCTGGGTGAATTTGCCGCTCTGCCAGTGCAGGTCTGTCTGTGGtttactctgtctgtctgtggtttactctgtctgtctgtggtttactctgtctgtctgtggtttactctgtctgtctgtggtttactctgtctgtctgtggtttactctgtctgtctgtgggttcttctgtgttgtctgtggtttactctgtctgtctgtggtttactctgtctgtctgtggtagTGTCTGCTGATCTCAGTAGATGTTGGAgtgatttctgtctttctctctcctcaggaCGGAATTGCCATCACAGTCAGAGAACCTGCAGGTCTACCTGAGGGTTCGACCGTTCACTGCAGCTGAGAGCGactcacaggtaacacacacatactatctcacacacactatctCACACAGCAATAAGTTAAAATCAATGGCTGGATATCCGACTGTGGACACATCCATATGCACATCAATCCATCCACAGCCAGCCCTGAGATTCAAGAACCGGGAGCGACTTCAGAACCAAAGCAGGGTCTGAGAGTTCTTTCTCACAAGATGTGAGTTTTCAGAGacttttaaagaatgaaaataataagtTCACTGCAACAGAGTGAGAAAGAAACGATAGTGTAGagcaggggtactcaaatacaaatcttaaagggccaatgactcaaaggtccatctattgaggtcagtcaggccacatgcaataatactgtaatattcaaaacaaaatattcttttcattcaaaataacaaaaaaactacaaactaaaataaaatgtcatttccattttaacataaattaaaatacatagttgaatatttcctctttttgtttgccttcaaacattgtgtccatcacttcagtcatgcattcttttatcatttctgcatctgagaatggcttcttgtgcttagCATTCAAGTGAACACTCTGTTGCATTTTGCTGTTGTGTaatagatgtgacaagaattctgcttgcagcttgaaatgacgatttcagtgcattaatttttgttgtgcttacctctgaattttgaggaaatgtttcttcaaaattcctatgtTACGTCTAATAATGCCGTTTCAAATgggaaatcttcatcacagcttctcctggcatTTTGTACGGCTGTGGCGCAATGACTCGTGGGTattgtgttggtgttggtgtagTTATGGtacatgaatgtgtttgtgaatacgATGATATGTAATATGGTTGTGGATTAATTCACGTCATTTGTTCTGAGGTTaaatggtgttgagttttaacaaggaTGATAGACATTTTGGCACCATTTAACTACATCTGTCCAGCTTGTTATGATCGCTCTGAGTTAAGTACATGGGTCTTGTACCGGTTGGAAAGAGAGTGAATGGAAACTGTAAGTCAGTACTTCTTAGAGGtgccgattttcactgtccattttaTAGCAGAGTACTTGGAACACGCCATTGTCAATCTCTTACAACCGGCAAAATGTGAACATGCGAACTGCTCCGAAAACGaaagttaaatttaaaaattgcatttgcAGCCGagagtgacccagctgtctgtgtatcgttggcatggagacaagtcccggtgtAGAcatgctgacccaaccaaaacacattagtgaaggaataacagtttgggggccacaaacaggaggccggCGGGCCGCCTATTGACGACCACTGGTGTAGAGTGTGTTATGAAAGCTGATGGTTACCATCTTGTCTGCATTTGCTTATCTACACTGTTGAAACCTTCCTTATTAGTTTTATTAAAGAATGATAATGTGTCAAGTTTCTCATCTGTCGGGACATGATATTGTTTTGATTAATCAAGTTAACCAATAAACTCTTTTCCTGAGATGGTTACCTCATGTGAGTTATTACAGCTACAACACTGTGATCCATCTCTCAGTTAACTGGCAGCAATTCATCATACATATCAGAGTTGTATGATAATCATCacgtaataataataatgactgaagatgtcactttgagcTGTGGGAAAGTAAAACTgacatttcctcttcctgttgttgtttacttGTGTACTTTGTTCTCATTGTTGTGTTCTTCTTGTATTAACTGTGTTTATTCAGGCAGTCTGTGATCCAGATTCCTGTCAGAGACGGAAGCTTCACTACGACTGTAGACGTTTAATCAGCcctgttttctgcctctctccagGAGTGTGTGACTATCGAGGGACCCGACACTGTGGTCCTGAAGGCTCCCaggagctgtcaatcaaaccgACAAAGTGACAAGTCCCTcccacagacagcacagaggtTCACCTTCACACAGGTAGCTGTGacatcagctgtctgtctgtgctgaagACTTGATCCACATGTTTACACAGATACAACTACATGAAAACAccgttttcctttttaatcgTTATTTCCTGGTTGATAAAGTGACTTTCTGGTTGTTGTGTCGTTGAGGTGTTCGGTCCGGACGCCGGTCAGAGGAAGG encodes the following:
- the bbs1 gene encoding LOW QUALITY PROTEIN: Bardet-Biedl syndrome 1 protein (The sequence of the model RefSeq protein was modified relative to this genomic sequence to represent the inferred CDS: inserted 5 bases in 5 codons; deleted 7 bases in 6 codons), whose product is MSPVESGSDGGKWLDAHYDPVAGLYTFSSCVDLADLSGDGESRLVVGDLGSGSSGMKLKVYRGTALMSESTLXDLPAGLVAFFMDLHEPRIPAVAVASGPCIYVYKNLRPYFKFTLPSLEVNTLEQVSQDCWQQVREGQSDPLTMKEMLESIRKKADVPLSVRSLRFLSLETDDMDEFVQLHKQQPIRRQTVITCIGTLKKSTADEDGVSCLVIGTESSDVYVLDPEAFIILSKMSLPAAPTMMDVTGQFDVEFRITVACRNGNIYILRRESDKPKYCIELPSHPXGLVRVGKNVVVGCTDESLQGFTQKGKKLWKAVLAAPITTMAAMDLPTRGFQAVLVGLANCEVQLYRDKNLLSWIKTPDVVDSICFGRYGREDGTLIMTTKGGGLMVKILKRTAAFDDRDSAPGPPLAQSVRLNVPKKTKLYVDQXLRERENGLAMHRAFQMDLSRLRLAAAKAYVKGAESSLTPMSSSLTEPLKMNAVVQGLGPSFKLTLNVQNTAAVSPVMNLAISFLYDESLYRMRNPYMRIPXLVPGLIYPVETFVECTSDKGIXDIIKVFVLHEGRSSPLLTAHINMPVSEGLTLN